The following proteins are co-located in the Nocardioides piscis genome:
- a CDS encoding maltokinase N-terminal cap-like domain-containing protein: MNDMHTGLKHYIDSARWFGGKGREWTLGEIRRVGTLPHSTPELTAVIELVEISYADGDQEHYQVPLALYPDSQERLEHAFIGMLDEPGLGEVHAYDALHDREAMSLWLQAFAAAADGKVTADDLAFHRVAGHELDTEAHSTLFSGEQSNSSVLFGEDSLMKVFRKVTPGVNPDVSIHEVLTRAGSDHVAALYGWLDVVDEETDSTIQLAMLQQFLRTATDGWELALASVRDLFSEADLHAEEVGGDFAGEATRLGRALAETHTTLAEHFPVDVLTGDDVADLADAMRGRLRAAIEVVPALAEHADALEHTYAALAGLDELEVQQIHGDLHLGQTLRTVRGWKIVDFEGEPAKPLAERLLPDSPWRDVAGMLRSLDYAPRAVMMTGQAADAVHEDTQEQLAYRAAEWSARNGAAFVTAYADGELTDAQQTLLAAYTADKAVYETVYEARNRPTWVDIPLEAISRLADNRTETP; this comes from the coding sequence ATGAACGACATGCACACCGGCCTGAAGCACTACATCGACAGCGCCCGCTGGTTCGGCGGCAAGGGTCGCGAGTGGACGCTCGGAGAGATCCGCCGGGTGGGCACGTTGCCGCACTCGACGCCCGAGCTCACCGCCGTGATCGAGCTGGTGGAGATCTCCTACGCCGACGGCGACCAGGAGCACTACCAGGTCCCGCTGGCCCTCTATCCCGACTCCCAGGAGCGCCTCGAGCACGCCTTCATCGGCATGCTCGACGAGCCGGGGCTCGGAGAGGTCCACGCCTACGACGCGCTGCACGACCGCGAGGCGATGTCGCTGTGGCTCCAGGCCTTCGCGGCCGCCGCGGACGGCAAGGTCACCGCCGACGATCTCGCCTTCCACCGGGTGGCCGGGCACGAGCTCGACACCGAGGCCCACTCCACGCTGTTCTCCGGCGAGCAGTCCAACTCCTCGGTCCTCTTCGGTGAGGACTCGCTGATGAAGGTCTTCCGCAAGGTCACGCCCGGCGTCAACCCGGACGTCTCGATCCACGAGGTCCTGACGCGCGCCGGCTCCGACCACGTGGCCGCGCTCTACGGCTGGCTCGACGTCGTCGACGAGGAGACCGACTCCACGATCCAGCTCGCCATGCTCCAGCAGTTCCTGCGCACCGCCACCGACGGTTGGGAGCTCGCCCTCGCGAGCGTGCGCGACCTGTTCTCCGAGGCCGACCTGCACGCCGAGGAGGTCGGCGGTGACTTCGCCGGCGAGGCGACCCGTCTGGGGCGGGCGCTGGCCGAGACCCACACCACGCTGGCCGAGCACTTCCCCGTCGACGTGCTGACGGGCGACGACGTGGCGGACCTGGCCGACGCGATGCGCGGGCGCCTCAGGGCTGCGATCGAGGTCGTGCCGGCGCTTGCCGAGCACGCCGACGCCCTGGAGCACACCTACGCCGCACTCGCCGGGCTCGACGAGCTCGAGGTCCAGCAGATCCACGGCGACCTCCACCTCGGCCAGACGCTGCGCACGGTCAGGGGCTGGAAGATCGTCGACTTCGAGGGCGAACCTGCCAAGCCGCTCGCCGAGCGCCTCCTGCCCGACTCGCCGTGGCGCGACGTGGCCGGGATGCTGCGCTCCCTCGACTACGCCCCCCGCGCGGTGATGATGACCGGCCAGGCGGCCGACGCGGTCCACGAGGACACACAGGAGCAGCTGGCCTATCGCGCCGCGGAGTGGTCTGCGCGCAACGGCGCGGCCTTCGTCACGGCGTATGCCGATGGCGAGCTCACCGACGCCCAGCAGACCCTGCTGGCGGCCTACACGGCCGACAAGGCCGTCTACGAGACGGTCTACGAGGCCCGCAACCGTCCGACGTGGGTCGACATCCCGCTGGAGGCCATCAGCCGGCTGGCCGACAACCGGACGGAGACGCCATGA
- the treS gene encoding maltose alpha-D-glucosyltransferase, producing MTIDNTQPEWFRTAVFYEVLVRSFRDSNGDGTGDFKGLIEKLDYLQWLGVDCLWVPPFFTSPLRDGGYDVADYNGILPECGTTEDFHEFLDECHKRDIRVIIDFVMNHTSDAHPWFQASREDPDGPFGDFYVWSDTDELYEEARVIFVDTEPSNWTWDPVRQQYFWHRFFHHQPDLNFDNPKVHDAMLEAMAFWLDMGLDGFRLDAVPYLYERPGTNGENLPETHEFLRKVRRFVDDNYPGRVLLCEANQWPADVVEYFGDPAVGGDECHMAFHFPVMPRIFMAVRRESRFPISEIMEQTPAIPEGCQWGIFLRNHDELTLEMVTDEDRDYMWDEYAQDPRMKANIGIRRRLAPLLDNDVNRMELFTALLLSLPGSPVLYYGDEIGMGDNIWLGDRDGVRTPMQWTPDRNAGFSSATPGRLHLPAIQDPVYGYQSVNVEAQMENSSSLLHWTRRLVHARRRHPAFGLGTFTDLGGSNPSVLSYVREHDLGDGNRDVILCINNLSRFPQPIELDLRQWEGMVPIELIGGVPFPAIGELPYLMTLGGYGFYWLRLVESQRDEEGHA from the coding sequence TTGACGATCGACAACACCCAGCCCGAATGGTTCCGCACTGCCGTCTTCTACGAGGTCCTCGTCCGGTCCTTCCGTGACTCCAACGGCGACGGCACCGGAGACTTCAAGGGCCTGATCGAGAAGCTCGACTACCTGCAGTGGCTCGGCGTCGACTGCCTGTGGGTCCCGCCGTTCTTCACCTCGCCGCTGCGCGACGGCGGCTACGACGTCGCCGACTACAACGGCATCCTCCCCGAGTGCGGGACGACGGAGGACTTCCACGAGTTCCTCGACGAGTGCCACAAGCGCGACATCAGGGTGATCATCGACTTCGTCATGAACCACACCTCGGACGCCCACCCGTGGTTCCAGGCCAGTCGGGAGGACCCCGACGGCCCCTTCGGCGACTTCTACGTCTGGTCCGACACCGACGAGCTCTATGAAGAGGCCCGGGTCATCTTCGTCGACACCGAGCCGTCGAACTGGACGTGGGACCCGGTTCGTCAGCAGTACTTCTGGCACCGGTTCTTCCACCACCAGCCCGACCTCAACTTCGACAACCCCAAGGTCCACGACGCCATGCTGGAGGCGATGGCCTTCTGGCTCGACATGGGCCTGGACGGGTTCCGCCTCGACGCGGTGCCCTATCTCTACGAGCGTCCCGGCACCAACGGCGAGAACCTGCCCGAGACGCACGAGTTCCTGCGCAAGGTCCGCCGCTTCGTCGACGACAACTACCCCGGAAGGGTGTTGCTGTGCGAGGCCAACCAGTGGCCTGCTGATGTGGTGGAGTATTTCGGTGACCCGGCCGTCGGTGGCGACGAGTGCCACATGGCCTTCCACTTCCCCGTCATGCCGCGCATCTTCATGGCGGTGCGGCGCGAGTCGCGCTTCCCGATCTCGGAGATCATGGAGCAGACGCCGGCCATCCCCGAGGGCTGCCAGTGGGGCATCTTCCTGCGCAACCACGACGAGCTGACGCTCGAGATGGTCACCGACGAGGACCGCGACTACATGTGGGACGAGTACGCCCAGGACCCACGGATGAAGGCCAACATCGGCATCCGGCGCCGGCTCGCGCCGCTGCTCGACAACGACGTCAACCGGATGGAGCTGTTCACCGCACTGCTCCTCTCGCTACCGGGCTCGCCGGTCCTCTACTACGGCGACGAGATCGGGATGGGCGACAACATCTGGCTCGGCGACCGCGATGGCGTACGGACCCCGATGCAGTGGACGCCCGACCGCAACGCGGGCTTCTCCTCCGCCACTCCCGGGCGGCTGCACCTGCCTGCCATCCAGGACCCCGTCTACGGCTATCAGTCGGTCAACGTCGAGGCGCAGATGGAGAACTCCTCCTCGCTGCTGCACTGGACCCGCCGCCTCGTGCACGCGCGCCGGCGACACCCCGCCTTCGGCCTGGGCACCTTCACCGACCTCGGCGGCTCCAACCCGAGCGTCCTGTCCTACGTTCGCGAGCACGACCTCGGCGACGGCAACCGCGACGTCATCTTGTGCATCAACAACCTCTCGCGGTTCCCCCAGCCGATCGAGCTGGACCTGCGGCAGTGGGAGGGCATGGTTCCGATCGAGCTGATCGGAGGAGTGCCGTTCCCCGCCATCGGCGAGCTGCCCTACCTGATGACCCTGGGTGGTTACGGCTTCTACTGGCTGCGGCTCGTCGAGTCGCAGCGCGACGAGGAGGGTCACGCATGA